A region from the Metarhizium brunneum chromosome 7, complete sequence genome encodes:
- the phnY gene encoding 2-aminoethylphosphonate dioxygenase: MVVTDQQISFFREKGYLIIRDFLSPEEAENLQNWAQQVHDWKPTTESEFMPYEEVNASGKRVLCRTENFVDYHTGLNSLLRGEKLLGLLNELAGQPMHLFKEKINYKLAGSGGFAPHIDAVAYTQIKDVKHLTILLSVDPSNMTNGGLEVVDGSHEMTIPINGKTHCIEADWVDSQEWVPVELEAGQLLIFPSYLAHRSGPNNSSDDRKAIYATYNLAAEGDMHREYYEDRKKEWPATHMRKEGESYAKGALTYGFGSPMLSVDAGKQVAF, from the exons ATGGTCGTTACCGACCAGCAAATCTCCTTCTTCAGGGAGAAGGGATACCTCATTATCCGTGACTTTTTGTCCCCAGAGGAAGCCGAGAACCTCCAGAACTGGGCGCAACAAGTCCACGACTGGAAGCCTACTACAGAATCCGAATTCATGCCCTACGAG GAGGTAAATGCGTCTGGCAAGCGTGTTCTCTGCCGCACCGAAAACTTTGTCGACTATCACACGGGTTTGAACAGTCTGCTCCGTGGGGAAAAGCTGCTCGGCCTTTTGAACGAATTGGCCGGCCAGCCAATGCACCTCTTCAAGGAAAAGATCAACTACAAGCTCGCTGGTAGCG GTGGCTTCGCGCCTCACATTGACGCCGTGGCATACACGCAAATCAAGGACGTCAAGCACTTGACTATTCTTCTCAGCGTCGACCCATCCAACATGACGAATGGGGGCTTGGAAGTTGTCGACGGCAGCCACGAGATGACCATTCCCATCAATGGCAAGACGCACTGCATCGAGGCTGACTGGGTTGATTCGCAGGAGTGGGTTCCTGTCGAGCTGGAAGCAG GCCAACTTCTCATTTTCCCGTCGTACCTGGCTCACCGTAGCGGGCCGAACAACAGCTCTGATGACCGCAAGGCTATTTACGCCACGTATAACTTGGCGGCTGAGGGCGACATGCACCGTGAGTATTACGAGGACCGCAAGAAGGAGTGGCCAGCGACTCATATGCGAAAGGAGGGGGAGTCGTATGCCAAGGGGGCTTTGACGTACGGGTTTGGGTCGCCCATGTTGAGTGTAGATGCCGGCAAGCAGGTTGCGTTTTGA
- the TRI15_1 gene encoding Core trichothecene cluster (CTC) protein 15, producing MDKGVFNCRTCNVEFSSSQTWRAHAKSDTHVANLKDRVTSSGVVLPSTMAREDEWNNHGSRPAQKSQDIKLSFNRPTTESDESDDELASGGNSDTESDMAPTFVPDQCLFCGTLCGTFEQNLSHMSKAHSFIIPNQDSLIVDVETLIWYLHLVIYGYQECLVCSKTRRSVEGIQQHMMAKAHCRLEINDDIRDFYEFSEAPKPEDMIISGESTMKLPSGKILGQRTLPSESLSRRAPARSEPQVPTQSDRSMAKPGSELTTRNDRTLARVATQLSQFRAGDQQSLSHLPAYELRSVLASRMKQLSAAKRVERRMQNRLQTRGNKTLMKHFQPDVPGRQNG from the exons atggacaagggCGTGTTCAATTGCAGGACTTGCAACGTTGAGTTTAGCTCATCGCAAACGTGGCGCGCTCATGCTAAAAGCGATACTCA TGTTGCAAATCTCAAAGATCGCGTAACCTCATCGGGTGTTGTGTTGCCAtccaccatggccagagaAGACGAGTGGAATAATCATGGCTCGAGACCAGCACAGAAGTCGCAAGACATAAAATTATCTTTCAATCGTCCTACAACAGAAAGCGACGAGTCAGATGATGAGCTTGCCAGCGGAGGAAACTCAGACACAGAGAGCGACATGGCCCCAACCTTTGTACCCGATCAGTGTCTCTTTTGCGGCACATTGTGCGGTACATTTGAACAAAACCTCTCCCACATGTCAAAAGCGCACTCATTCATCATTCCGAATCAGGACTCTCTCATTGTTGATGTAGAGACTTTGATCTGGTATTTACACCTCGTCATATACGGCTATCAAGAATGTCTTGTCTGCAGCAAGACCAGGCGATCCGTCGAGGGCATACAACAGCacatgatggcaaaggcgCACTGCCGACTTGAAATCAACGACGACATAAGAGATTTTTATGAGTTTTCCGAAGCTCCAAAGCCCGAGGACATGATTATCTCTGGGGAATCCACCATGAAGCTGCCTTCAGGAAAGATACTCGGTCAACGAACATTACCCAGCGAAAGCTTATCGCGACGTGCACCAGCTCGCTCGGAGCCGCAAGTCCCGACACAATCAGACAGGTCAATGGCAAAACCTGGGTCAGAATTGACGACGAGAAACGATCGTACCTTGGCTAGAGTTGCCACCCAGTTATCGCAGTTTAGGGCAGGCGATCAGCAGAGTCTTTCCCATCTTCCCGCCTACGAACTTCGGTCTGTACTTGCTTCACGAATGAAGCAATTGAGTGCTGCGAAAAGGGTGGAAAGGAGAATGCAAAATAGGTTACAGACAAGGGGGAACAAGACTCTGATGAAGCATTTTCAGCCTGATGTCCCAGGTAGGCAAAACGGCTAA
- the GIT1_1 gene encoding Glycerophosphoinositol permease 1 — protein sequence MKDFGENATTVDVTPSTADNAVDLKDEQVAPRPVSKASSVLMVLVGGLALFSDGYNAQIVGYMNTVLAKLYPDEYTKDVKTRVSNAFLIGEVFGMLFFGWAIDKLGRRNGIFWATFFLVLGLVLSTAAHGTTVGGMFWMMIIGRGVAGFGAGGEYPTCATSAAEAADETLSVRRRRGILTAVATDFSIDMGFVIAGIVALIVLAAYGWNVGDGVWRVSFGLGILLPVALLFFRLRLINSTQYQKHAMKQHIPYWLVIKRYWKPMLGTSLAWFMYDFVTYPFGIFGSTVIATLNPNDTLMENIGYGTVLNLFYIPGTLIGGLLMDKIGRKQTMTLGFVLWSILGFVIGGALHHILPIFPLFVVLYGIFNTLGEMGPGVATFLCGAESFPTPVRGHFLGFAAAVGKAGAAIGTQVFIPIQNSFGDTNKGVQGVFLIGAAFAMTGAAISWFLIPDKERDLESEDALFREYLAQHGYAGVFGDVSRDGSTTAADLAGKL from the exons ATGAAGGACTTTGGTGAAAATGCCACGACGGTGGACGTTACCCCGTCCACCGCAGACAACGCCGTCGACCTCAAGGACGAGCAGGTCGCACCCCGACCCGTCAGCAAGGCGTCATCGGTGCTCATGGTTCTggtcggcggcctggcccTATTCTCCGATGGCTACAATGCCCAAATTGTCGGCTACATGAACACggtgctggccaagctctACCCCGACGAGTACACCAAGGACGTCAAGACCAGAGTCTCCAACGCCTTTCTCATCGGCGAGGTGTTTGGCATGTTGTTCTTCGGCTGGGCCATTGACAAGCTAGGCCGACGCAACGGCATCTTCTGGGCCACCTTCTTTCTCGTCCTGGGCCTGGTCCTGTCGACCGCGGCCCACGGCACCACCGTCGGCGGCATGTTTTGGATGATGATTATCGGGCGCGGCGTAGCCGGCTTCGGGGCCGGAG GCGAATACCCAACCTGTGCGACGAGCGCTGCCGAAGCCGCCGATGAGACCTTGTCCgtgcgacgacggcgcggAATCCTGACTGCCGTCGCCACCGACTTTTCCATCGATATGGGCTTCGTGATTGCCGGCATCGTAGCGCTCATCGTCTTGGCCGCGTACGGCTGGaacgtcggcgacggcgtctggcGCGTTAGTTTCGGCCTGGGCATCCTTCTACCAGTGGCACTGCTCTTCTTCAGACTGCGACTCATCAACTCGACCCAGTACCAGAAGCACGCCATGAAGCAGCATATTCCGTACTGGCTCGTCATCAAGCGCTACTGGAAGCCCATGCTCGGCACCTCCCTGGCCTGGTTCATGTACGACTTTGTT ACGTACCCCTTTGGCATTTTTGGCTCAACCGTCATTGCGACGCTCAACCCCAACGACACGTTGATGGAGAATATTGGCTACGGCACCGTGCTCAACTTGTTCTACATCCCGGGTACTTTGATTGGCGGCCTCCtcatggacaagattggcCGCAAGCAGACCATGACGCTGGGCTTCGTCCTCTGGTCTATTCTCGGATTCGTCATCGGCGGCGCCCTGCACCACATCCTCCCCATCTTCCCCCTCTTCGTCGTTCTCTacggcatcttcaacaccCTCGGAGAAATGGGGCCCGGT GTTGCGACGTTTCTCTGCGGCGCCGAGTCCTTTCCTACCCCTGTGCGCGGCCACTTCCTCGGgtttgctgccgccgttggaAAGGCCGGCGCAGCCATCGGCACCCAGGTCTTCATCCCTATTCAAAACTCATTCGGCGATACGAACAAGGGCGTGCAGGGTGTTTTCCTCATCGGTGCGGCGTTTGCCATGACTGGTGCCGCCATTTCGTGGTTCTTGATTCCTGACAAGGAGAGAGATCTTGAGAGTGAGGACGCTCTTTTTAGGGAGTATCTCGCTCAACATGGGTATGCTGGGGTTTTTGGCGATGTCAGCAGGGACGGGTCTACTACCGCTGCTGACTTGGCTGGGAAACTTTAA
- the phnZ gene encoding 2-amino-1-hydroxyethylphosphonate dioxygenase, which translates to MAMPIPSPLEPKSVTSYLLSVLEASDQTPYIGEPISQLQHSLQAAHQAASASPPADEATQVAALLHDIGQFVPGRDLISLTGGQAENLGGAATGESVGRVGHDTLGGAFLLALGFSAKVARLVASHVEAKRYLCAVESGYYGKLSDASRKSLAYQGGPMRGKELADFGGDPWCGEMCRLRVWDDEAKVQGLQVRSLESWRCVIERQLDDQRRVADGEMK; encoded by the coding sequence atggccatgccaatCCCCAGCCCTCTGGAGCCAAAATCAGTCACGTCGTATCTCCTCTCCGTCCTCGAGGCATCCGACCAGACACCGTACATTGGCGAGCCGATATCCCAGCTGCAACACTCTCTCCAGGCCGCGCACCAAGCGGCCTCTGCATCGCCCCCCGCGGACGAGGCAACCCAGGTGGCCGCCCTCCTCCACGACATTGGCCAATTCGTCCCCGGCAGGGACCTCATCTCGCTGACGGGCGGCCAAGCCGAGAAcctgggcggcgcggccacGGGGGAGAGCGTCGGGCGCGTCGGGCACGACACCTTGGGCGGCGCGTTTCTCCTCGCGCTTGGCTTCTCGGCCAAGGTGGCTCGCCTGGTGGCATCGCAcgtcgaggccaagaggTATCTGTGCGCGGTTGAGAGCGGATACTACGGCAAGCTCTCGGACGCGTCGAGGAAATCCCTGGCCTACCAGGGCGGCCCCATGCGCGGCAAGGAACTGGCCGACTTTGGAGGCGATCCGTGGTGCGGGGAGATGTGTCGGCTGCGGGTTTgggacgacgaggccaaggtgcaGGGTCTGCAGGTCAGGAGCTTGGAGAGTTGGCGATGCGTCATTGAGCGACAGCTAGATGATCAAAGGCGCGTGGCAGATGGAGAGATGAAATAA